A part of Paenibacillus donghaensis genomic DNA contains:
- a CDS encoding cache domain-containing sensor histidine kinase has product MFLLFLFGMSSILLIVSLLYYGRTTNQFHEKISDLSQKNVAQTAGLFNLLYKGYDSLSKSLSNNFELIRLLNETTDEPAVAYINEQTITNIIGAIFYSRDDLVGIHVITDYGKIYNYGNNMNVVDPKYREKDWYRQLQASSGKMVWLGVYEHSLIDQVEDSPVFAFGRQIYDLNEHKPIGIVLYETNPQRVLDALDNVKLGEHSQVYLLSEDGRFVTSATDPKPALDRLPSLKNSEEVIVRQEADRLVVASKLTFSGWWVMIITPDRDLNVELVEMKRYLLIVIFILILLSTLIASLVSRSLSLPLKKLIREMKQVEIGNFRGMVKVSSYQEINILVASFNRMVHRIEELIEQVKHSSVSEKNAELHALQSQVNPHFLYNTLDMIYWMLDEEGNEQLGELVLSLSSMFRYSSAWEDGVEVTLQEELEQIGHYLKIISLRLEGRLTVECEIEERYLQVRVPKMTLQPIIENAVKHGLEALKDGGVLKVFIQEDGETLRIIVEDNGSGLEAAKLEQLLESLAWPGRQSSRDNGTGGIGLQNLHRRLQQLFGKAYGLEIHSTPGAGTQVAIVLPAPQEGGTHPT; this is encoded by the coding sequence ATGTTTTTGCTGTTTCTTTTTGGCATGTCCAGTATTCTGCTGATTGTCAGCCTGCTCTATTACGGACGGACCACGAACCAGTTCCATGAGAAGATCAGCGACCTCTCGCAGAAAAATGTGGCGCAGACCGCCGGACTCTTCAACCTGCTGTATAAGGGTTATGACAGCCTCTCCAAATCGCTCAGCAACAACTTTGAGCTGATCCGGCTGCTGAACGAAACCACCGATGAACCGGCGGTAGCCTATATTAACGAGCAGACGATTACGAATATTATCGGGGCGATATTCTACTCGCGGGATGATCTGGTTGGCATCCATGTCATTACCGATTACGGCAAGATCTATAACTATGGCAACAATATGAATGTGGTGGACCCAAAATACAGGGAGAAGGATTGGTACCGCCAGCTGCAGGCCTCTTCAGGCAAAATGGTCTGGCTTGGCGTCTATGAGCATTCGCTGATTGACCAGGTCGAGGACAGTCCGGTGTTTGCTTTTGGCCGCCAAATCTATGATCTGAATGAACACAAGCCCATCGGCATTGTGCTCTATGAGACGAATCCGCAGCGTGTCCTGGACGCGCTGGATAATGTGAAGCTGGGCGAGCACAGCCAGGTGTACCTGCTCTCCGAGGATGGCCGCTTCGTGACCTCGGCTACAGATCCGAAGCCGGCGCTGGACCGTCTCCCGTCGCTGAAGAACTCGGAGGAAGTCATCGTGAGGCAGGAAGCGGACCGGTTGGTCGTCGCCTCCAAGCTGACCTTCTCCGGCTGGTGGGTGATGATTATTACTCCGGACCGTGACCTTAACGTAGAGCTGGTGGAGATGAAGCGCTATCTGCTAATTGTCATCTTCATCCTCATTCTGCTCTCCACCCTGATTGCTTCGCTGGTGTCCAGATCGTTGTCACTGCCGCTGAAGAAGCTGATCCGTGAGATGAAGCAGGTCGAGATCGGCAACTTCCGCGGCATGGTCAAGGTGTCCTCTTATCAGGAGATCAATATTCTGGTGGCCTCCTTCAACCGGATGGTTCACCGGATCGAGGAATTGATTGAACAGGTGAAGCATTCTTCTGTCAGTGAGAAGAACGCGGAGCTGCATGCCCTGCAGTCGCAGGTTAACCCCCATTTTCTATATAACACCTTGGATATGATCTACTGGATGCTGGATGAGGAAGGCAATGAGCAGCTGGGTGAGCTGGTGCTCTCGCTGTCCTCGATGTTCCGCTACAGCAGTGCTTGGGAGGACGGTGTAGAGGTGACGCTGCAGGAGGAGCTGGAGCAGATTGGCCATTATCTGAAGATCATCTCCCTTCGTCTGGAGGGGCGGCTTACCGTTGAATGTGAGATTGAGGAGCGGTATCTGCAGGTGCGGGTTCCCAAGATGACTCTGCAGCCGATTATTGAGAACGCAGTCAAGCATGGACTGGAAGCGCTTAAGGATGGGGGTGTGCTGAAAGTGTTCATTCAGGAGGACGGGGAGACGCTGAGGATCATCGTGGAGGACAACGGCAGCGGATTGGAGGCGGCCAAGCTGGAGCAACTGCTGGAATCGCTGGCATGGCCTGGACGGCAGTCGTCCAGAGACAATGGCACAGGCGGCATTGGCCTGCAGAACCTGCACCGCAGGCTGCAGCAGCTGTTCGGCAAGGCCTACGGTCTGGAGATTCACAGCACCCCCGGGGCAGGAACACAGGTGGCCATTGTATTGCCGGCTCCGCAGGAAGGAGGCACGCACCCAACATGA
- a CDS encoding carbohydrate ABC transporter permease: MSQWKKGFVYLLFAVPVVTQLYPLLWLLLYSLKTNEEILDGSFFSFPKEFQWHNYSEAYKSGSYLKYLSNSVLVTGVTMLCVILLSSMAAYAISRFRWRYGSVVMTIFLMGMMIPMQATLLPLMIIFKNMHILNTHLSLIFPYIAFSTPIAVFILSGFMNSIPHEIEESAFIDGASVYRIFRSIILPVSVPPVMTVCILTFINIWNEYILAATFISSEKLKTLPFGVYTFVSQYSVNYGNIGAFLVMGALPVILIYFFLSNQITKGMVAGAVKG, encoded by the coding sequence ATGTCTCAATGGAAAAAAGGATTCGTGTATCTTCTTTTTGCCGTGCCTGTAGTTACCCAGCTCTATCCGCTGCTCTGGCTGCTGCTCTATTCCCTGAAGACCAACGAAGAGATTCTGGACGGCAGCTTCTTCTCCTTCCCGAAGGAATTTCAGTGGCATAACTACAGTGAGGCTTACAAGTCCGGCAGCTATCTGAAGTACCTGTCCAACAGTGTGCTGGTGACCGGAGTGACGATGCTCTGTGTAATTCTGCTCAGCTCGATGGCGGCGTATGCGATATCCCGTTTCCGCTGGCGCTACGGCAGTGTGGTGATGACGATTTTTCTAATGGGGATGATGATCCCGATGCAGGCCACCTTGCTTCCCTTGATGATTATTTTCAAAAACATGCATATTCTCAACACCCATCTGTCGCTGATCTTTCCGTATATTGCCTTCTCCACCCCGATTGCCGTCTTTATTCTCAGCGGGTTCATGAACAGCATCCCCCATGAGATTGAGGAGTCGGCGTTCATCGACGGGGCGAGCGTCTACCGTATCTTCCGCAGCATCATCCTGCCGGTGTCTGTGCCGCCGGTGATGACTGTCTGCATTCTGACCTTCATCAACATCTGGAACGAATATATCCTGGCCGCCACGTTCATCTCCTCGGAGAAACTGAAGACGCTGCCCTTCGGAGTCTACACCTTCGTTAGCCAGTATTCGGTCAACTACGGAAATATCGGGGCTTTCCTGGTGATGGGCGCGCTGCCGGTTATCCTGATCTACTTCTTCCTGTCCAATCAAATTACGAAAGGGATGGTTGCCGGAGCGGTTAAAGGTTAA